The Cryptomeria japonica chromosome 2, Sugi_1.0, whole genome shotgun sequence region CTACAGCTCCAATATGAAAGAAAAGATTAGAAACCATCATCCTCTAGCTTCATATTCTATTACTACACTCAAGCCTTTACAAGAAGATACAAATACATAAAAAAACAAAATGTGTACACAAAGAATTAATAAGTTTACTACACTTGAGCCTTTACAAGAAGATACAAATACATAAAAAAACAAAATGTGTACATGAAGAATTAATAAGTAAGAAAACACATTGAATATATTCTATTTTATAATAGCTTCAAGTCTTTAAGCCTTGTAATAAAGTCACCAAAATGATTGTTTTGATAGAAATCATGCACTATCTTTGAATAACAAACCAGACATTATTTAATGTCTCATCATATAGAAACTCTGTTTACTAGGAAACATGCATTCACCATGTAGTTTAGAAGCTATGCTAGTGAAAGATTTGTTAAAAAAGTGATGAAAATAACCAATTCATTTATTTGGTTCGGTAATCAAAGAAAATATATAGATTCGATAATCAAAGAAAATGATgaaaataatcttattatttacACAAGTCATTTAATATAGattgataaattaataaattatttaaagcATAATCTCATTCTATCCTTTTTATCCTTAAAACAAACTAGAACGATTATAAAAGAATATTTTTTCATGCACAAATTGATTTTATTCTTCTATTCTATCTTATTCATAAATTCCAATCTCTCTATTAGTCTACAAAACTTATTAAAAAGATATAACTTAGATATTATGTGCAATCTTGTTCATAAATTCCAATCTCTCTATTAGTCTACAAAACTTATTAGAGAGATATATCTTAGATATTATGTGCAGGCTTAGGGGTCGTCTTCTATGTAATGGTGCTCTTCGATTTGGGAAAAACATTAAAACTAAGTGGAGATAACACAATAAGCACGATTAAACTAAGCCTCATTATTACAATGATTAAAACCAGTCCTTGTTTTTCTATTAACAGACCGAGTCACTCGTTATCAGGCCTTTGCGTGGTCAAATCCTTGTTACGATCTTCATATCCCTATCTTTTGGCACCTTCAAACGTATTGACGGTATTGCATTCAAATCTCCTTTCGTCTGATTATGTCGGATCTTTTTATTCAAACGAATCTCTTCTTTTTTAGTAATTTACAGTTTGTATCGACGCAAATAACTATTTTGAAACCATTTCCTTCCTAATAGGAGGGATCTCCTTCCGTAAAACATAAAAGACCACCATAAAATTTTCCAACTGCATCTCCTCTCGTTATATATAAATGACCCAATATAATGTTGTGCTTATCACAGTGGTGATTGCAAAGAGAGAAAAGGATCAAGAAATAGAAATGGCCGCTTACAGGTTATTCTTTTGGATCCTGCTAATATCTGTCTGGTTTTCTAAGATTCATAGCTATAATCTTCAGTCTGCCTGCGAATTGGCCGAGGATCCTAAGTCATGCCTCTCTAGTTTACTTCAAGATCCAAGGTCGTTAAGAGCTAGTCCCAAAAATCTCACCAAAATTTCTTTGTACAGAAGTTTAAGTAAAGTTCAAAGGGTGAAAGATCTAATTCCTCCTCTGGGTTGGGTAGGCAGAGCATTCGATGCAAAGTTTAGCAGTGCAATTGGACATTGCTTAAATTTTTATGATCTTGCTGTTAAAAACTTGAAGGACGCTCAGATAAGATTGTCTCGTTCTAGTACAGATGATTTGAAGTGGACTCATGCAGTCCACATTCAGACTTTATTAAGTGCAGCTCAAACTGATCAGCGGACCTGTCAAAGAGCCCTTCATCATACCAATGTAAATCTCAGTGAATTCACGTTCACTAATGGCATGCATAGTGCCTCGAAGGCTGTAGGTGACAGTATGGCTCTGGTTAAGAAATTGTGGATCTTGAACAGGGCTCCAATCCACCACAAGAGACGTCTGTTATCTGATGGATATGATTTGGGCCTGGTTGAAGATGGGTTTCCTTGGTGGGCGTCTCGTTCAGAGAGGAGAAAGCTTTTACAGACTTTTGAATCTTCCCGAACGGACGCAACCGTGGCTCAAGATGGCAGTGGGGATTACACGACGGTTGCAGCAGCCATTAATGCTGCTCCTGTAAATAATCCCCACAAATACGTGATCCGTATCAAACGAGGAGTGTACAGAGAAAACATTCAGGTGCCCCGTGAGAAGCCTAATATTATGTTGGTGGGAGATGGCGTGGACGCCACTGTCATTACTAGTAGCAAAGGCACCGGTGATGGATATGGATTCCTCGACACTCCAGCTCTAGGTTTGATTCAAATTGATATTTGACCTGATAATAGATTATTAAGAATGATCTGAAAGGTTTTCCTATTACTGTGTTCAATTAGTAAACCTTCTATAAAAGCTTTCTAAACTGGTTTGATTTGAAATATATGCAGTTGTTTACTCGAACGGTTTTGTGGCTCGTGACATTACATTTCAGAACACAGCAGGTCCAGCAAAAGAGGTGGGAGTTGCACTCATGGTGGTATCAAACAATGCAGCCGTTTACCGTTGCAAGTTAGAGGGCTTCCAAGACACTCTGTACGCGCATTCCATGCGCCAATTCTACAGGGAATGCGAAATCTATGGAACCATCGACTTCATCTGTGGTAACGCTGCAGCAGTCTTCCAGAAATGCAATATTTATGTTAGAACACCCCTCCAGGGCCAAC contains the following coding sequences:
- the LOC131078882 gene encoding pectinesterase, with the translated sequence MTQYNVVLITVVIAKREKDQEIEMAAYRLFFWILLISVWFSKIHSYNLQSACELAEDPKSCLSSLLQDPRSLRASPKNLTKISLYRSLSKVQRVKDLIPPLGWVGRAFDAKFSSAIGHCLNFYDLAVKNLKDAQIRLSRSSTDDLKWTHAVHIQTLLSAAQTDQRTCQRALHHTNVNLSEFTFTNGMHSASKAVGDSMALVKKLWILNRAPIHHKRRLLSDGYDLGLVEDGFPWWASRSERRKLLQTFESSRTDATVAQDGSGDYTTVAAAINAAPVNNPHKYVIRIKRGVYRENIQVPREKPNIMLVGDGVDATVITSSKGTGDGYGFLDTPALVVYSNGFVARDITFQNTAGPAKEVGVALMVVSNNAAVYRCKLEGFQDTLYAHSMRQFYRECEIYGTIDFICGNAAAVFQKCNIYVRTPLQGQQNVITAQEREIPNENTAIVIDNCQVNQDTGVQTLSGGSVATYLGRPWGHYSRTVYMNTYLGGFIDPDGWFPWGNRDDSQTVFYGEYNNKGPGADTSRRHKWPGFHVLTSLSSVAPFSASALLQLEDWLPSGIPADQDAK